gggcttcgcccacctgagggacgaacacaatggccacaacaggacaactgccgctgtaaacgggggcgaccagtagggggccctccGTACCGTGACACTTGCATTGCCATGTGTGGTAGTATTATTTTATACTGTACTCAAAGgaaatgtattattttaaaaGGAAATTGACTTTTTAAAGGACATAAATCTTTATCTTAATATTCATTAAAACTCTGTAGTGTCACCACACTTTACTGTTTCCATTCCAGATTAAACTGAAagaaaactcacctgagaatctccagtttacagtttgaactcttcagtccagcacagagttgctccactcctgaatcttgtAGATCATTATTATTCATTTGCAGCTCTCTCAGTGAGGAGTTTTCTTtttgtagaactgatgtgagagatttgcaagactcctcagtgagaccacagccagacagtctgtaaaggaggagtaaatacagtataaaatGCAGATCAATCGGTTGATGCTGGATTCCAGAATCTGGACTGCTGATTAAATAATCCTCTGTGTCTTGGGAAATAGCTCTTTAGCTCTAAACTTTATATAATGtagtcaaatgtgtgtgcacaagcactgaaaagTGGGGTTAATGTCAATTTAATATTGGGGTGTTTGTCAtgtgtaaataaaatgtaaagatATTACCACATTTTCTTTCAGAGTAGTGTGGATGTGGAAGTCTGGAGATGGAACATTTATAAAACTCTTGGGGCAGTTGTTTTACAGGTTGTGTTCTGCAGGCtctatgtaggagtgtgtgtgtgtgtgtgtgtgtgtgtgtgtgtgtgtgtgtgcgtgtgtgttcagctctatGTGTGTCTCTCTAATGTTTTCTCTCTTTAATGTAGGGTCTCTCTAccgttctctttctctcatggtCTCACTCTTCTTTTCATTTTCATAAACCTTCTGAGTCGAGAACATCCAGTGTTACATCCACTGTTAATCTCTAAATGAAAATACTCACATGGCTTTTCTGGATGCTTTGACCACTGGCAGCAGTCTCAGTAGACATTCCTCTGATGGGTGATATTTCCTCAGGTCAAACTCATCCAGCTCCTCTTCTGAGTTTAGCAACACAAACGCCAcagctgaccactgagcaggagagagccTGGCTCCACGCAGACGAGTGTCACCCCCTCTGCTCAGGTATATTTGGACTTCCTGTACTAGAGAttgatcattcagttcattcagacagtggaacagattgatggaTTTCTCTGGAGAGGGATTCTCCCTGATCTTCTCCTTGATGTACTTGACTGTTTCCTCATTGCTGTCAgggctgcttcctgtctgtgtcagtagacctcgtaagagagtctgattggactccagtgagagacccagaaggaaacggaggaaaaggtccaggtgtccattctGACTCTCTAAGGCTTTGTCCACTGCAAATGTAAGCAAATCAGACACTGATTTTGAATTCAGTGACTTCTTTGAAGAATTCTCGGAGAAATAAGTGGTTTGACACTCCAGCACATTTAtgttggtggagatgaaggtaataaacacatacaaagcagccagaaactcctgaacactcagatgtacaaagctgaacaccttccccagctgtagaccaaactcctctctgaagatctgaGTGCAAATTCCTGAATACACTGACATTTCTCTGACATCAATGCCACTCTTTCTCAGGTCTTCCTCATAGAAGATGAGGTTGCCTTTTTTcagctgttggaaagccagttttcccagtgccaaAACATGTTTTCTAGTTTGGTGAGGGTAAGTGTCACTTTTCTGATAATACTTTTGGTCCTCGTGTTTGATGTGAAAGATTaggaagtgtgtgaacatctgagtcagagtcttggggatctctccactctctgcttcactcaacatcctctctagaacagtggctgcaatccaacagaagactggaatgtggcacatgatgtagaggcttcttgatgacttcatgtgtgagatgattGTATTGGCCAGACTCTGGTCTCTGATTCTCTTTctgaagtactcctctttctgagggCCACTGAACCCTCGCACCTCTGTTACCTGGTCAACACactcaggagggatctgattggttgctgctggtcgagaggttatccagaggagagcagagggaagcagattccccttgatgaggtttgtcagcagcacatccactgaggtcgACTCTGTTACATCCCACAAGCCGTCATTGTTctggaaatctagaggaagacaacactcatccagaccatcaaagatgaaCAGAAATTTGTTGTATGTATAGTCAGTTGGTTTTAATTCATGTATTTCTGGAAAAAAGCAATGAAGAAGCTGCACCAGACTGagctttttctccttcatcaaattcagctccctaaaaggaagtggaaatatgaagagaacatcctgatttacatttccttcagaccagtccagtatgaacttctgcactgagactgttttaccaattccagccactcctttagtcagcacagttctgatggctttgtcttgtcctggtaagggtctaaagatgtcactgcatttgatgggtgtctcctgtgttgctggtctcctggatgctgtctcaatctgtctcacctcatgttcattattgacctctccactccctccctctgtgatgtagagctctgtgtagatctcattcagaagTGCTGTGGTTCCATGCTGTAAGATTCCTTCATTAATATTCTGACATTTTTCCCTCAGTTTGGATTTCAGCTTTCTGTGGCAAGCAGGGGCCAGTTCTGATAAAGAGGAAGACAACAGCACACATGTTAATCTGTTTTAGGATCAACCATAAACGACTCATTAcagaaaatacaaatacaaatattattataaaataaGACATTATAAATAGATTTTCATTCCTCTTAGATAGGGCCTGATAATTTAGGTGATAAATCTTCCAGGACTGTGAGTGTTATATTTCAGGATTAATCCAGTGACTGTATGGTACATTATTTTTTTTGAGAGTCTACTGTCATATCAGACTCTTCACAGGAAATACAAGAAAAGACATCATTATGAATAGATTTTAGTCTGCATAG
This DNA window, taken from Brachyhypopomus gauderio isolate BG-103 unplaced genomic scaffold, BGAUD_0.2 sc128, whole genome shotgun sequence, encodes the following:
- the LOC143498988 gene encoding uncharacterized protein LOC143498988 isoform X2, giving the protein MMEPHISSSGGGTSDPKVKRAAPPVPSCVSMKSESSPVPSCVSMKSESSPVPSCVSMKSESSPVPSCVSMKSESSPVPSCVSMKSESSPVPSCVSMKSESSPLSSCVSMKSESSPLSSCVSMKSESSPLSSCVSMKSESSPLPSCVSMKSESSPVPSCVSIKSDQSMGDTPNFCSRPVTSDLHAQKKPVKISKDKLESVFKELEHKIISLLKNELKRFKNLFSPDYPACTERQVEDEEDQSSVREGALKITLHVLRNMNHTDLANTLQTKLAPACHRKLKSKLREKCQNINEGILQHGTTALLNEIYTELYITEGGSGEVNNEHEVRQIETASRRPATQETPIKCSDIFRPLPGQDKAIRTVLTKGVAGIGKTVSVQKFILDWSEGNVNQDVLFIFPLPFRELNLMKEKKLSLVQLLHCFFPEIHELKPTDYTYNKFLFIFDGLDECCLPLDFQNNDGLWDVTESTSVDVLLTNLIKGNLLPSALLWITSRPAATNQIPPECVDQVTEVRGFSGPQKEEYFRKRIRDQSLANTIISHMKSSRSLYIMCHIPVFCWIAATVLERMLSEAESGEIPKTLTQMFTHFLIFHIKHEDQKYYQKSDTYPHQTRKHVLALGKLAFQQLKKGNLIFYEEDLRKSGIDVREMSVYSGICTQIFREEFGLQLGKVFSFVHLSVQEFLAALYVFITFISTNINVLECQTTYFSENSSKKSLNSKSVSDLLTFAVDKALESQNGHLDLFLRFLLGLSLESNQTLLRGLLTQTGSSPDSNEETVKYIKEKIRENPSPEKSINLFHCLNELNDQSLVQEVQIYLSRGGDTRLRGARLSPAQWSAVAFVLLNSEEELDEFDLRKYHPSEECLLRLLPVVKASRKAILSGCGLTEESCKSLTSVLQKENSSLRELQMNNNDLQDSGVEQLCAGLKSSNCKLEILRLSGCGLTEESCKSLTSVLQTENSSLRELEMNNNDLQDSGVEELCAGLKSSHCKLEILRLSGCGLTEESCKSLTSVLQTENSSLRELEMNNNDLQDSGVEQLCAGLKSSNCKLEILRVSGCLVTEEGCSSLASALSSNLSHLKELDLTYNHPGDSGVKLLSARLEDPHCRLDTLRCRYHASTDKGRGVLPLGAWPTSGRMWNYVIRRIPFKRGDPPLFVLSTWLHQSSYLETKSAHTFGNKAVLVLHSNPVQHATQEVTSSLLLFLLRSSLKPIASASRRLRTV
- the LOC143498988 gene encoding uncharacterized protein LOC143498988 isoform X1, producing the protein MMEPHISSSGGGTSDPKVKRAAPPVPSCVSMKSESSPVPSCVSMKSESSPVPSCVSMKSESSPVPSCVSMKSESSPVPSCVSMKSESSPVPSCVSMKSESSPLSSCVSMKSESSPLSSCVSMKSESSPLSSCVSMKSESSPLPSCVSMKSESSPVPSCVSIKSDQSMGDTPNFCSRPVTSDLHAQKKPVKISKDKLESVFKELEHKIISLLKNELKRFKNLFSPDYPACTERQVEDEEDQSSVREGALKITLHVLRNMNHTDLANTLQTKLAPACHRKLKSKLREKCQNINEGILQHGTTALLNEIYTELYITEGGSGEVNNEHEVRQIETASRRPATQETPIKCSDIFRPLPGQDKAIRTVLTKGVAGIGKTVSVQKFILDWSEGNVNQDVLFIFPLPFRELNLMKEKKLSLVQLLHCFFPEIHELKPTDYTYNKFLFIFDGLDECCLPLDFQNNDGLWDVTESTSVDVLLTNLIKGNLLPSALLWITSRPAATNQIPPECVDQVTEVRGFSGPQKEEYFRKRIRDQSLANTIISHMKSSRSLYIMCHIPVFCWIAATVLERMLSEAESGEIPKTLTQMFTHFLIFHIKHEDQKYYQKSDTYPHQTRKHVLALGKLAFQQLKKGNLIFYEEDLRKSGIDVREMSVYSGICTQIFREEFGLQLGKVFSFVHLSVQEFLAALYVFITFISTNINVLECQTTYFSENSSKKSLNSKSVSDLLTFAVDKALESQNGHLDLFLRFLLGLSLESNQTLLRGLLTQTGSSPDSNEETVKYIKEKIRENPSPEKSINLFHCLNELNDQSLVQEVQIYLSRGGDTRLRGARLSPAQWSAVAFVLLNSEEELDEFDLRKYHPSEECLLRLLPVVKASRKAILSGCGLTEESCKSLTSVLQKENSSLRELQMNNNDLQDSGVEQLCAGLKSSNCKLEILRLSGCGLTEESCKSLTSVLQTENSSLRELEMNNNDLQDSGVEELCAGLKSSHCKLEILRLSGCGLTEESCKSLTSVLQTENSSLRELEMNNNDLQDSGVEQLCAGLKSSNCKLEILRVSGCLVTEEGCSSLASALSSNLSHLKELDLTYNHPGDSGVKLLSARLEDPHCRLDTLRLDHAGKIRLKPGLRKYVCELTLDPNTAHTRLSLSEGNRKVTCVKEQQMYPDHPERFDYWKQVMCRESLTGRCYWEAECSGVADIAVTYKGISRKGDSDDCVFGCNIKSWMLRCYHNSYSVHHNKNYTHISAPSSSNRVGVYLDWPAGTLSFYSVSSHTHTLTHLHTFHSTFTEPLYAGFWVYSDSSVCVCELE